Proteins encoded together in one candidate division WOR-3 bacterium window:
- a CDS encoding elongation factor P, with translation MILAADLREGQVIKLEGELYKVITAELKAGTAKFGSLVHLKLKNLKSHTFTERRFAPETKLEDVHLDSEVMDYLYADGENFYFLRETDYEQFAVPKEMIGDFSPFLVEGMKLKFEFYEGRPVNALIPKTVDLKVVATGSGIKGGTDAAYKEAKLENGMEIMVPQFIKVGDIVRVATDTKRYLERVKG, from the coding sequence ATGATTCTGGCGGCTGATTTGCGAGAAGGGCAGGTGATTAAATTGGAAGGAGAACTTTATAAGGTGATTACTGCGGAATTGAAGGCGGGAACTGCTAAGTTTGGTAGTTTGGTCCATCTCAAATTAAAAAACTTAAAGAGCCATACCTTTACCGAAAGGCGTTTTGCTCCGGAGACGAAGTTAGAAGATGTCCATCTTGATTCGGAGGTTATGGATTACCTGTATGCCGATGGGGAGAATTTCTATTTCCTCCGTGAGACCGATTATGAGCAGTTTGCCGTTCCCAAGGAGATGATTGGTGATTTCTCTCCCTTCTTGGTTGAAGGGATGAAGTTAAAATTTGAATTTTATGAAGGCCGCCCGGTCAATGCCCTCATTCCCAAGACGGTTGATCTGAAGGTGGTAGCCACTGGTTCCGGAATTAAAGGGGGGACCGATGCCGCTTACAAGGAGGCGAAATTGGAAAACGGGATGGAGATTATGGTCCCCCAGTTTATTAAGGTAGGGGATATCGTTCGGGTAGCCACCGATACAAAGAGATACTTGGAAAGGGTGAAGGGATAA